GGGGCTCGGCGACCAGACCTACCTCCACCCTTCGCTGCACCATATCCCGCCGCGCTGCTGCCTGAGCGAGAGCCGCGACGAGGCGGAGCAGGTGGTCTTCGGGACCGTCGACGACCTGCTCGCCAAGACGGGCATAAGCCCCGGCGCGATCGACATCCTCGTCACCAACTGCAGCGGCTTTACCCCGACGCCGAACTTCACGGACATGATGGTGAACAGGTACAAGCTCCGAAGTGACATCCGGCACGTGAACATGTCCGGGATGGGGTGCAGCGCCGGGGTGGTGTCCGTGGAGGTGGCGAGGAACCTCCTGCAGGCGGCGCGGCGGGGTGCACACGCGCTGGTGGTGTCCACGGAGATCACCTCCTTCATCTACTACACGGGACCGGACCGGACGATGCTGCTGCCAGGCGCGCTGTTCCGGATgggcgcggcggcggtgctgCTGTCGACGTCGAGGTCCAGCAAGTCCCGGTTCCGTCTCACGCACATCGTGCGGACGCTCACCGCCGCGCAGGACAAGGCGTACCTGTGCGCGTCGCTCAAGGAGGACGAGCACGGGGAGACGGGGATATACCTGTCCAAGGACCTGGTGCCCGTCGCCGGAGAGACGCTCAAGGCCAACATCGCCGCGCTGGGGTCCGTCGTCCTCCCGCCGTCTGAGAAGCTGCTCTTCGTGCTCTCCTTCATCGCCCGGAAGGCGCTGGGCAGGAGGATCAAGCTGTACATGCCGGACTTCCGCACGGCCTTCGAGCACTTCTGCGTGCACTCCGGCGGCCGGGCGGTGATCGACGCGGTGCAGGCCAGCTTGCGGCTGTCGGACGAGAACGTGGAGCCGTCGCGGATGACGCTTCACAGGTTCGGGAACACGTCGAGCAGCTCGCTGTGGTACGAGCTGGCGTACATCGAGGCCAAGGGACGGGCGCGTAAGGGTGACCGGGTGTGGATGGTCGGCTTCGGGTCTGGCTTCAAGTGCAACAGCGCCGTGTGGGAGTGCATCACGTCGCCCAGCGACACCAGTATTCTTGGCGCTCCGTGGGCCGATTCCATCCATCATTATCCTGTCAAGATAAGTAAAGAGTAGGCTAAGGGTGTGATTCGAGTCCAGGCAATCATATCCTTTGTTTGTTGATGCTGCCATACTTCAAGAATGTGTTCTTTTTGCTGTACTCATGGCATTGTATGAAAAAATATTACAAATATCCTTTGTTTGTTGATGCTACCATACTTCAAGAATGTGTTTTTTTTTGCTGTACTCATGGCATTGTATGACAAAATATTACAAATATCCTTTGTTTGTTGATGCTACCATACTTCAAGAAATTCTAAAGCTGAACGAGGATGTTTGCCGAAGAGTAATCTTGTTACTCTGGCTTTGGTGGCAACAGAGGAATAGGGCAAATAGAGGAGAAGTAATTAGAGGTTATTATGATATATGCTCTTCTATTAACTTTCATTTGTCCAACTGTATGAAGGAAAAACAAAAGCCCAAGGAACTGAGTTGTGTGAAGGCTCAAAGATGGTCTCCTTCCCCGGACGAGCTTCTGAAGATCAACACAGATGGCTCTTTCAGGGAGACATCTCATACAGGAGGATGGGGGTTCATGATCCACAACGCAGATGGTAATCTTATTGTTGCTGGAGCAGGCAACCTGGAGCGTGTTTCAGATGCTCTATATGCTGAAGCGCAAGCTATGCTATATCCAACAATCATCGCCTTTTTTTCGACAAAGAACAACAATCATCACCTCACAGATGGGATCCCAAATTGTGATGTTTTAAACTGACTCTGCCCTGCTTAAGGAGGCCGTTACTATTGAAGATTATAATCTGTCTCCTCTAGCTGCCATGTTTAGAGAGATAAAATCCCATCTGTGTTGGTTTCAATGATATAAAAGTAGTATATTTTCCAAGGGCGTGTAATGGTGCTGCACACTCTTTAGCTGCGCATGATGTAATTATGGAAGTTAGCCACTATGAGACTTGGCTTGACCAATTCCACAGTTTGTAAAAGACACTGTTGCTGCGGATTCTTCCAGTTATCGTAATGGAATGCTGTGGTGTTCCTTTCAAAAAAGGAAATTGCTACTTAGCACCATGTATTACTTAGTTTGAGCTCATAGGTTTATTGAGATGAATACAATGCGTAACTTCTCTGTTTGGCCCAGTGAAAAATAGAAAGAACATAAAGCTCCTAAGCATCATGGATTCTATTAATAGTGCGCCATCCTAGCGGTTGAAGGTACTTGTAGTATATGCATGCACTTATGGATATTTGTAGTATATGAATGTCTAGCTTAGTCATAACTAAATAGAGAATTCTACGGTACTATGATGTTCGTAGTATATGAATGCGCGCCCCCTGTTCTTAGGGGTTAAGAGCTACTCAATCCAAGCAATCAAAGACCATATATCTGCTATATGACCTCACTTGCTTGCATGTTCAGACCACATATGCAGATATGCTATATATGACCTCTTTTCCCTGCACGTTCAGATCGACAGACATCGGTAAATTGTCCACTGCTATTACACAACACATGTCCATTTCACTATTGCCAGTGAAAAGCATATAAACCGCACGAGCAGCAGTGAGACAATCAGTCTCCAGCAACTCTGTACAGGTAGGCATACACAGCATCCGATGCTCATGGTCATAACAAGGAGCAGAACAAATATCCAGGTAAAGATTATTTGATCTGACTGCGAAAAACAAACACGCAGCAATCAGCATGTCCACATAAAAATGCTTCAGCGCTTAGGTTCACATCATCATACTACTACTACACTAGCTCTCGCTTCAAAGTATATACGCAGGTTCTGCAAATTCATACACAATCGAACTTGCAGATTCATGTACAGAGTGTAACTTCTCTCCAAAAAGAGCTACAATCCAACACAAAAATTAACAGTGGTAACAGCAGCTCGACACGGATGTGTAGGAAATCTATCCAACACTGCCACGTCTGATGAAGATAAGGGCTTCCTGGGAGGGACTGACCACCAGCAGGCTCCACGACAACTTGTCTAGCGGCTCCAACATCTACAACGGATGCACAGCTTTCCTTCGTGTTCATACTTTAATAACTACTTGCAGCCCCTCTGAGCAAGGTAGGCGCAGGCTGGAGTAAAATAGTCAGCCAGAGAACTTCTACTCCATTGGCTCAAGTTACACTGGGCTTCAAGTTGCATCTCCTGAGAATACAATTAGATCCTGAAACAGAGACATGAATGGATAAGACTTCAGCAAAATGCTAAGAACACTGTTTTCAGAAAAGGAACAAAGAGCTTCCACAGTTAAAAAGCTTATAACAGTTTCATTTACTATACACAATTGAGATATCTAACAGATTTTTCTCAACTCCTGCTTTTCACATAGCCTTCTAACTGTATCAGAAGCATATTAGTTAATTAGTGCAGATTGCGTTGAACATGTTTTATGACATCTGTTTTTCGAGGGCTTGAAATCTACATCCTACATAACTAGTGGATCCTACATTTAGGTAGGCCCTTCACCGGTTCACCCTGCACTTCTCTTGAACAACAATCCCCTCACTATGGCACAGCTCGGATCAGCCCTTGAAGTGGATCTAAAAAAGTAGATGGATGAATGTGGAAGATTCCTCGTACGTATTTGGGCTATGCATAGCAAGTACTTGATTCTAGAACTAAAGTACACAGCATGTGGGGCCACACCGGCAGATGCCACTGATGGTAAGTTGGTACTTTTTTATCTGAAAAATTGCACTTGCCTTTGACTAGCCTAGTATAAAGACTTTTTAATAGTTCTCCTTTCTTTCCTATATCCCTTAATTGCATGATACTGAAGTAGTAATGTTACAGATGACCCTTAAAGAGTGGGAAGTACAGCTCTTATCAGAATGAGCAAAAGTTACAGCCCAAACGTTACTACTTCGGTTGGGGCGCAAAATCGTTCTTCCCTCAAACCACTCTTGCCTTACACTAGCCTGCCAAGAGCCTTTCTGATATCTCTTCAGCCCCCCTCTCCATTTCCTATACCTTAATCGCACAAGTCAGAAGTAATAATGGAAAAGATGACCCTTAGCAAAGGGCACAGTACAGCTCTTATCAGAATGGTATAACAGCTGAAAAGGACTGACTGGGGCAGATATTGGTGTGCGTAAATATGCCAGTGCAAGATATTAGGCATAGTAAAGAAGGTTCGACACCTAAACCTGTTTGCTTCTTGCTACAAGGAGGGAACAATGCACCTGAACATTCCTGTTTTTGGATTTCAACTTGGTCACAGGTCACTCAGATTTTAAAGAGTCTTAACTAAAAAGAATAATTCACGCCTCATAAGTACCACAGGCAAACCAACTAAAATTATTGAATTCATGTATAACTGATCAATGATCAGTGTCAACATAATTTTCCAATGCCACAAACAAAAACAGAAATCGTGATTTGCCAAATTTGGTGTTACTCCAATTTGTTATCCATTGTAGTGTTTCAGTTATGTTCACATTAAGGTTTGATTATCAATATTTGAATATCACCAAAAAAACAAAGTTAACACTGAACAGCTCACTGCTGGATCAGGAATCGAGCGCCTGTGTAAAGTCCAATACTCTGTCCGGACAATTTGTGCAATAACGTATTACCAAAGTTCATACGTTCATGAATGATAGGACTTTAAATTGAAATCAACTTTATGGTTGCACGGCCAGTCAAGCAATGTACTTCAAGTAAAAACTGAGTTTGGTATAAACTACTACTATATACACAAACAAtggcaaaatccaagaaaagagttaGCAGTTAGCCAATCCAGTGATTATAGTTTACAAATAGTTTGCTTCTTAAAGGGTTACGACAAATAACCATGAGCTAAACCCATATCTGACTACACACACCCAATCTCCGGAATTTTAAATATTTTGTTCAGTACAAATCTAAAATGCATCCTAAAAGCGTTGAGGCTGGTGATGGTAGTGGCAGAACTCACGATTGTGTGGAACAGTGGATAGGGTTGAACTAATCCTAGAAGCAAAGAAGACAGTTGAAGAAAACTAACCAGACAAACATTTGAGTGAATGGTGATGTGAAATTTACCTCTCACAGATGAAGCATCTGGAATGGCGCTCCATCCATAATTTAGAAGGAGTTCATCTCAAGGGTATACATCCTCCGCTTGAGGAGCAACCTGACGGCTGTCCGATACGGCTCCTCGAAGGCATCTGAAACCCAGGGTCCACATGCCGCCGACCCAGCAGCCCCA
This Lolium perenne isolate Kyuss_39 chromosome 1, Kyuss_2.0, whole genome shotgun sequence DNA region includes the following protein-coding sequences:
- the LOC127327243 gene encoding 3-ketoacyl-CoA synthase 5-like, with the translated sequence MVSKRLYQVVVNNFLIVVVIPVTAVVLVRKAAQLGPDEVLSRLHGLRQVHVFLAVFVPFAMATLYLLRRPRSVYLVDYACCRPNSNCRVSLGSFTESARLSPYIDEGTFRFITRMLRRSGLGDQTYLHPSLHHIPPRCCLSESRDEAEQVVFGTVDDLLAKTGISPGAIDILVTNCSGFTPTPNFTDMMVNRYKLRSDIRHVNMSGMGCSAGVVSVEVARNLLQAARRGAHALVVSTEITSFIYYTGPDRTMLLPGALFRMGAAAVLLSTSRSSKSRFRLTHIVRTLTAAQDKAYLCASLKEDEHGETGIYLSKDLVPVAGETLKANIAALGSVVLPPSEKLLFVLSFIARKALGRRIKLYMPDFRTAFEHFCVHSGGRAVIDAVQASLRLSDENVEPSRMTLHRFGNTSSSSLWYELAYIEAKGRARKGDRVWMVGFGSGFKCNSAVWECITSPSDTSILGAPWADSIHHYPVKISKE